The Clostridia bacterium genome contains a region encoding:
- the dnaB gene encoding replicative DNA helicase — protein sequence MIQRIPPNSIEAEQSVLGSMLLDKEAISTATELIGGEDFYREAHKEIFEAIVDIYDRGEPVDLITLTEKLKTRNTLDAVGGITFLTNLMDAVPSTHNVKNYAKIIEDKSLLRRLIKSSNEIISKSYQASEDIGEIIDGAEKGIFNISLNRSTQGFTHVKNILNVNFDMIEQLYLNKGKLTGVPTGFNDLDGMLSGLQKSDLVLIAARPSMGKSSFMMNIVQHAAVREKITTAIFSLEMSKEQLTQRLLCAEALIDAHRLRTGDINEDEWVKLARSMGPLSEAPIFIDDTPAISITEMRAKCRRLKLEHNLGLIVIDYLQLMQGKSSSDNRQQEISEISRSLKALAREINVPVVALSQLSRAPEMRADHRPILSDLRESGAIEQDADVVMFLYRDDYYHPDSDKKNIGEVIIAKQRNGPTGNVELVWLGQFTKFVNKEKYIANS from the coding sequence ATGATACAAAGAATACCTCCCAACAGTATAGAGGCCGAACAGTCTGTTTTGGGATCCATGCTCCTTGATAAGGAAGCCATATCTACCGCAACAGAGCTGATTGGCGGCGAGGACTTTTACAGGGAAGCCCACAAAGAGATATTTGAAGCGATAGTGGATATATATGACAGAGGTGAGCCGGTAGATCTCATCACACTTACCGAAAAGCTCAAGACCAGGAACACACTGGATGCAGTCGGAGGAATAACTTTTCTGACCAACCTTATGGATGCTGTTCCATCTACTCATAATGTCAAAAATTATGCTAAAATTATCGAGGACAAGTCGTTGCTCCGAAGGCTTATTAAATCATCAAATGAGATAATTTCCAAGAGCTATCAGGCCTCGGAGGATATCGGAGAAATAATAGATGGCGCGGAAAAGGGCATATTTAACATTTCGTTAAATAGGTCAACTCAGGGCTTTACCCATGTAAAGAACATATTGAATGTAAATTTCGACATGATAGAACAGCTGTATCTCAACAAGGGAAAGCTCACAGGGGTGCCAACCGGATTCAATGATTTGGACGGTATGCTTTCAGGACTTCAGAAATCAGATCTGGTGCTGATTGCTGCAAGACCTTCCATGGGCAAATCCTCTTTTATGATGAATATTGTCCAGCATGCCGCAGTGAGGGAGAAAATTACAACTGCAATATTCAGCCTTGAAATGTCAAAGGAGCAGCTTACCCAGAGACTGCTTTGTGCAGAAGCTCTTATTGATGCGCATCGCCTGAGGACAGGTGATATTAATGAGGATGAATGGGTAAAGCTTGCAAGATCGATGGGACCACTTTCGGAAGCTCCAATTTTCATAGATGACACTCCGGCTATATCAATAACTGAAATGAGGGCAAAATGCAGGAGGCTCAAGCTGGAACATAACCTAGGGCTTATAGTAATAGACTATCTTCAGCTGATGCAGGGCAAAAGCAGCTCTGACAACAGACAGCAGGAAATATCTGAAATATCTAGATCACTAAAGGCGCTTGCCAGGGAAATCAACGTACCGGTAGTTGCACTTTCTCAGCTTTCCCGTGCTCCGGAAATGAGAGCAGACCACAGACCGATACTTTCGGATCTTAGAGAGTCCGGAGCCATAGAGCAGGACGCCGATGTGGTCATGTTCCTTTATAGGGATGACTACTACCATCCTGACTCTGATAAAAAGAACATAGGCGAGGTTATTATAGCCAAGCAGAGAAACGGTCCTACAGGAAACGTTGAGCTGGTTTGGCTTGGACAGTTCACAAAGTTTGTGAATAAAGAGAAATACATAGCCAACAGTTAA